The following DNA comes from Bdellovibrionota bacterium.
CCGCTAAGGGTTTAGTCTGCGCCTGAACATTCAAGAATAGAACAGTGATTAAAATAAAGATCAATTTTTTCATAAATATTAAGGTATCACCTTAGATGCTTGAGTAAAGCAAAAACAAGTCGCTTAAATCTTTAGGCTTTTGTCTAGTTTTTTTGTAAATTTATTATTTTCAATAATAATGCCGATAACTTAGAGTATGTTGCCGTCTTTTTTCACCATTGTATTTATATCTCTTCTAGCTTTACCCGCGCAAAGCAATGATTCCGTTTCTGCAATGGAAAAGGCTAATAAGCAATTATCTTCTATTAATCAATTAACACCCCACTGCGACAATTGCGTATTAGAAAATAGAGACAATTCTTATTCATGTAGTTACTTCCTAAATGAATTGCGAACTGAAGACTTTAACCGCATTGTAACCTTGAATGGTGGGGCAAAGGCTTGCGAAAATTGGTCTTCTAGCCCTGGTACTAAAAATAAATTCTCAAGTGCGGCAGATCTGCAAAATCAACTGGCAAGTATGTTTCCGGAGGTCGGTGACTCTTCCCACAATCAGGTAAAAAATTGTACAAATGATAAAACAGAATTAGATTCTACAAAAAGATACAAAATTGCGAAATTTTATCATTACATCAAGCGTTTCAATCTGGCGGCCTCTCGAGCTTATGAGGAATTATCAGCTATAAATAACTTATTAGGTGAAAACGATGAATTGTCTTGCCTTGGAAAAGGAACTCTTGATGAAGCTCACACAAGATGTCAGGAGCTAAAAAAATGCCCTGTTTCTAAAAAAGGGGCACTTGCCGAGATAGCCGAAAAATCTAAGCTCGACGAGCAATCATATCTTCAGATCAAAAAAGAAATCCAAAACTTAGATAAAACCTGCTTAGCGTCTAAAGAAGAGTATGATTCATTAAAATCTTCACTATCTGAAAGAAAACCTGAAGTAGAAAAATGTCAGTACGGCGTAGGAACAAGAGATCATGCAAAGATCTGCAGGACATACACCTACAAAGAATACCAAAAAATTAGCCAGTGCGATTCTGCAAAAACAAATCTAGGATTTGTTTTGCATATAATTGAAGAATCAAATCCTTGGTTTAAAAGTGATAATTATTTTAATCTGCGAAAAAATTTTGATGTGCAAAGTTCCATAAAAAAGCAAATGCTAATGAATCGTCAAGAACTCAAGAAAAAAATCATTGAGTTTAGAGATGCTAGTTTTTGTATGAATGGATTTTTGAGAGCAGGCCAATGTGATAACAAAAAAATTAGAGGTCTCTTGGCGATTTCTCCAGAAATAGAAAAATCAGAAAATAAATCCTCCAAATATTTATCTACTTTTACTTACCTGAACACTCAGTCTTGTGTAGAAGAAAAAATGTCCTTCAACCGAAGGACCGTACCTCTACTACAAGGTGCGGCCATTGATGTCGGCTTAATTTTGATCGGTGGCGGCGTCGCATCCATTGCCGCCAAAGGAGTTCGCGCAATTTCGTTTGAAAAAAAAGCTGCTGACGCTATCTCTCTTGGCCGTAAAACCGCAGCGGTCTTAGGCGCAAATTTAGCAGTCGCATCACCTGTCTATTTTGATGCCCTAAAAACATGTTTTCGCCCAAATACAAGAAAATTCGACTTCAATACTTCTGCAAAAAATTCTTGTCTAGATTCCTTATCCAATCCATCTTTGGCTCAAGATGAACAAAAGAACTGCGTGACGGCGCTTGCCTGGGCCGGCGTTGCAACATTACCTCTGGTTCCACTACTTCCACAAAGTAAGAAATTAATCGCCGCCATGGCAGCGATGGAAAAAGAGTCAGGAAGAATATTTCTAGCAACATACGGGAAAATAAAAGATTTGAAAGTCGCTGGCTACATCAGAAACAGCGTAAACTTTACTCCTGCCGAAGCGGCGGCACTTCGGACTGAAGCTGAAAAAATATTTGCATCAACGACATTAAGTGATGCTAAAAAAATTCAAACCGTTTCTTCTCTTTATTTCAGGGCACGAAATAAACATCTTTCAACGGAAGAGTTAAAGAAAGTGGAGGAAGCTTTAGCTAATGTTCGTAACGATGCTGATTATAGCTATGCGCAGGCAGAAAGAATTTTTATAGAAAAAGGCATCGACCCCTTGAGCGTAAAATATCATAACACCCTGGCTCACGAAGCAGAACACGTTATTCAACATCTAAGTGAAAAAAATCGAAGCGCCTTTCTTGATATTGTTGAATCTATTATTAAAAGAAAAAATCTTTCGCTTGAACCTCCTGGCTCTCAACTTTACCGCAGAGAATTAGAGGCTATCGGTGCTCAATATGACATGCTAAAACTTTTTCCAGAAGAAATGATCCGAAAAGAAGCTAAAGAAATTCGAGAGAAACTAACAACTATAAGAGATAACCAAGGTAGAGATATAAGAGCTAATTTTAATTCCTCCATATTATTATCATCGCTAACTATGAGCCGTGATGAATATATAAAGGCGATGAGAAATCATCAGGGCTACAATGGGTACTCAGCAGCAAGTATAGATGCTCGACTTTTTAGACAAGTCGGACCTGTTTTGGGAGGAATTGCACTGATAGAGGCCTTCAGATACCTTACTGACTCCGAAACCGAATAAAATTATCTTATCCGTGACCACCCATTAAGAAGCGCTCTGCCGAAGTGTCTGTTTGCGTTAGATGCGCAATAGAACTGAAGTAAGTTTCTACGTGATTAAGAATTTCTTTAGAATCTTTTTGCTGAAAAACATCTTTTCTAAATTGCGCCGATCCCGGATATCCCGCAGAGAACCAACTTGAGAATTTTTTAAGCTGAACGCCGATGACTTTTTCTTCACAATCTTTTTGTAAATACACGTTCAGTAAATTGATAAGTTCGATAAAATTCTTGTCGGTTCTTTCGTTTTGTTTTTTATGGAGGTTCAAGGCCTGTCTAAAAATCCAAGGATTCTTTAAACATCCACGACCAATCATTACGGCATCACAACCCGAAGTTGTTAATCTCTCCACAGCTTGCGCCGCCGTGTGAATGTCGCCATTACCAATGATTGGAAGTTTTGCCTTCGCCTTCACTTCTGCAATGTAATCCCAATCTGCCAAGCCCTCGTAACCTTGTGTTCTCGTTCTACCGTGAATGGCCATCCACGTAATACCTTCTTCGTAGGCAATGCGTGCGACCTCTTGCGTATTGCGCGTATTTGCATCCCAACCTGTGCGAACTTTAATGGTCAGTGGAATTTGAATTGCTTTTTTAACTACGGATAACATCTTTGCAAGGCCGTCGAGATCTTTTAACATTGCAGAGCCTGCGCCCTTACAAACTACTTTTTTGACTGGGCAACCAAAATTCAAATCAACAAAATCTGCGCCTTTATCTTGAACAAACTTTGCACCTTCCGCCACGATCTCTGGAGTTTCTCCAAAAAGTTGGATGCCTACAGGGCTTTGAATTTTTTCAAATTTCATTAAGTCTATTGTCTTTTGACTTCCGTAATTCAATCCATTGGCCGAGATCAATTCCGATATGACAATTCCGCATCCCATTTCTTTCATAAAAGAACGGAACGCATTATCAGTAATGCCTGCCATTGGGGCTAAAACAAATGGATTGTTATGGAGCTCTTGGACTAAATTCATCGAAAAACTGTTATATATGTAATGTTGTATTTGCTCAATAGCATAGGATCAGAGTATGTTAAAAAACTGATTTATCCAGGAGATTTAATGAAAATTTACAATAACATACTAGAAACTATTGGCAATACTCCAATGGTTAAATTGCAAGGCTGTGTGCCCGCAAGTCCTCATAATTACTTTGCAAAAGTAGAGTTTTTCAATCCCGGTGGAAGCGTTAAAGACCGTATTGCCCTAAGTATCGTTGAAGAGGCAGAAAAAAGAGGTCAGCTTAAGCCCGGTGGTACAATTGTAGAAGCAACATCAGGAAATACGGGCGTTGGGCTAGCATTAGTTGCAGCAGTAAAAGGTTACAAATGCGTAATCTCAATACCTGACAAAATGAGCGAAGAAAAAATCAATACGATTAGATCTTTCGGTGCTGAGGTTGTGGTCACTCCCGCAGGCGTAGAAGCTGATGATCCAAGGTCTCACTATAGCGTTGCTAAAAATTATGTAAAAAATAATCCTAATTCTTTTTTGACAAACCAATATCACAACCCTGACAACGTAAAAATTCATTTCGAAAAAACGGGCCCAGAAATATGGAATCAAATGGATGGAAAAATTGATATCTTCGTTGCGGGAGCGGGCACAGGAGGAACTATCTCTGGTGTTGGCAAATACTTGAAGGATAAGAACCCAAAAATAAAAATCATTTCTCCAGATCCAATTGGTAGTATTCTTTTTGACGTTCACAAATATGGTGAAGTTAGAGACCCGATCAGTAAGTATGAGGTGGAGGGTATCGGAGAAGATATGATTCCAGAAAACGTACACTTCAAAGTGATCGATGAATTTATCAAAACACAAGATAAAGAAACTTTTTTGACTTGCAGAGATATTCTAAAAAAAGACGGAATATTCGTTGGACCCTCTTGTGCATCTGCTCTCGTTGCGGCACTGAAATACGGATCAAGAGTTACAGAGCCACAAAACATTGTGGTTCTATTTCCTGACAACGGATCAAAATATTTAAGCAAAGTTTATAACGACAACTGGATGAAATCGAAGGGATTTATCTAATGGGTTCAGATATCGATTACTCAAAAAAGAATTTTGCAACAAAAGCAATTCACGTTGGACAACCACCAGATAAAACAACTGGAGCAATTATGACTCCGATCACTCTGGCTACAACTTACGTACAGGAATCTCCGGGCGTACACAAAGGTTATGATTACTCTCGTGCAGACAATCCAACTAGAGAGGCCTATGAAAGATGTTTAGCAAGCCTTGAGAATTGCAAGTTCGGCTATGCTTTTGCTTCGGGTTGTGCCGCTTCTACAACAATCATCATGATGCTGAAGGCTGGCGATCATGTGATTTGTTCTGACGACGTTTACGGTGGGACATTCAGACTTTTTGATAAGGTGATTCAAGACAAAGGAATTTCCTTTGATTATGTGGATCTGACCAAAACAGACCTCATTAAAGCTAAAATTAAATCCAACACGAAAATGATTTGGATTGAAACCCCAACAAATCCACTAATGAAGGTTGTTGATATTCAAGCGGTCACAAAAATCGCAAATGCTAAAAAGATCTGGACCGTGGTAGATAACACTTTTATGTCTCCATACTTCCAAAATCCAACCGATCTTGGCGCAACGATGACCTATCACTCAACAACAAAATACATTGGCGGTCACAGTGACGTGATCGGTGGATTTGTTGCTACTAATGACAAGGACATTTCCGAAAAATTAAAATTCCTCCAAAAATCTATCGGTGCAGTTCCCTCTCCGTTTGATTGTTACCTTGCAATGAGAAGTTTAAAAACTCTTGCGGTAAGAATGGAAGCTCACGCAAAGAATGCGCAAGCCATTGCAGAATTTTTAGAAAAACATCCGAAGGTAGAAAAAGTAATTTATCCCGGATTGAAGTCTCACCCACAGCATGCCATTGCTAAGAAACAGAACTCAGGCTTTGGTGGGATGATGTCTTTTTATATTAAAGGCGGATTGAAAGAGGCAAAAACTTTTCTAGAAAACGTGAAAATTTTTGCCTTGGCTGAGAGCTTGGGCGGAGTAGAATCTTTGATCGAACATCCTGCAATTATGACACACGCCAGCGTTCCCGCAAAGAACCGCAAAGCCCTGGGAATAGACGATACTTTGATTCGCCTGAGCGTAGGAATCGAGAACGAGAAAGATCTGATCGATGATTTAAAAGGCGCTTTCTCTAAAGTGAAATAAAGTTTAAGATCGTTTGACACTTTTATATCAAAAAGGTACTTAAATTAGCTCTAAAGTATCATAGCTTCTAGACGAACGTGGCCCGGTAGCTCAGTTGGTAGAGCAGAGGATTGAAAATCCTTGTGTCGGGGGTTCAATTCCCTCTTGGGCCACCATTTTTAATACGGTTCTGTTTTTTCTCTTAATCTTATCTACTTGTTAACTCGCAAATGGCTTGAATTAACTCTGTATCATTTAAAGGTTTAGCAATATGGCGCTGAAATCCAGCCTGTAGAGCAGCTGTTTTTTCCTCTTCCCTTGTATATGCCGTCAATGCAATTGCCGGTGTACTTTTCTTCCCAAGATCCTCATCTGCTTTTCTTAGACTTCTTAAAAAAGCATAACCATCTTCGCCAGGCATACCTATATCACAAACAATTAAATCTAGAAGTGAGTCGTGAATAATAGTTCGAGCTTCTGCAGCAGACTCTGCTATTTTAACTTCTGCTCCTGCTCTCTTTAACACAAAACTCACTAATGCTAATGTATCTTGGGAATCGTCTACTGTTAATATGCGTAACCCTTTTAAAGAGCGTGCGGTTCTGTCTAAAGATACTATTGCAGAACTTTTCTCCTCAGCAGCGTCCTGAAAAGAATTTATTTTTCCCTTAGCCTCATCTGCGTAAGGGAGGCAAACAGAGATTGTTGTTCCTTTGCCAAGACCATCACTTTTGATTATGACTTCCCCTCCATGCAACTCTGTAAGATATTTCACTAGAGATAATCCCAATCCCATGCCTCCGTGCTGCCTTATCATGCTGTTATCCTGTTGGCGAAAACGATCAAATACGTAAGGCAAAAAATCCGCCGTTATGCCTTTGCCATTATCCCTAACAACAATTTCTGCCCCAGATTCTTTTGCTTTTAGCATGATTTCTATTTTTCCACCCTCTGGAGTAAATTTTAGAGAATTAGAAAGTATGTTCCACATGATCTGATGAATGCGAACCTGATCACAACACACATTTCTTATATCAGGATCAAAATTTGTCGTAAGAGTAATGTGTTTACTATTTACAGCTAGATTTATAGCCTGTATGGCATCATTAATTATTGGGACTAAGCTTTGTACTTGAGTGAATAGACTGAGTTTCCCAGTGATGATTCTAGACATATCTAATAAATCATTAATCAACGTAACTAATAATTTAGAATTACGAAGTATAATCTCCATTCCTTCCTGAGATTCTTTTTCGGACAATATTCCTTGATTCAGAAGCTCTGAGAAACCCTGAATGACTCCAATTGGAGTTCGTAACTCATGAGATATTGTGGCCAAAAATTCATCTTTGGTTCGACTGGCCTGCTTTAAGTTCTCCTCTGTTGATTTTCTTTCTATTGCATAACGTATAGATTTAAAAAGTGATTCTCCGTCCATGCGACTTTTACAAATATAATCTTGAGCGCCTTCGTGAACAGCTTTCATTCCAAAATCCTCATCATCTAATGATGATAAAACAACGATAGGGAGATTCGATGCTTTGGATAACACCTTCTGCAAAGTTTTATCAATTGTGCTATCAGGTAAACCCAAGTCCAATAAAATTACATCGATATCCTTTTGGTTTAGTCGCTCAAGTCCATCAGACAATCGATTAGACCAGTGAAGTTTTACAGAATCTCCGCGTTTGCGAAGAATATGAGCTTGAATCAAATCTTTATGTTCAATCTCATCCTCAATAAGTAAAATTTGTATTGGGGTTTTCATATTATTCCTTTGCCTTATGTGGCGCTTGATTCCATACACCCCAATAAAGATTTAGGTCTTCGGCCATTTTTCGAAAACTATTAAAATCTAAGGGTTTTACTAAATAACTATTTGCATGTTCTTGATAGGCTCTCGCCCTGTCCGATTCTGCAGCAGAGGTAGTAAGAACTACCACTGGTATAACTTTCAATCGAGAATCCATCTTGATCTTGCGTAAAACTTCATGCCCATCAATTTTAGGCAATTTGAGATCTAATAAAATAATATCTGGAGCAACCTTTTCTTTATATTTGTCTCGACAAAAAAGGTAATCTAGCGCTTCGGCTCCATCCCTAACGCGATCAATTTTATTTGTAATTCTATTATTCTCTAAACCCCTAATAACTAACTGCGCATGATCATCATCATCTTCGACTAACAAAAATGTAATGAGTCTGGGCAACACAAGGTCATTATTATTGTTCATATTCTTCTTCTCCGGGTTGAGTAAAGTCTTTTGGAAAGGCTAACCAGAACGTCGCTCCCGCACCAATCTCTGAGTCTATCCAGACGCGCCCACCGTGAAGCTGCATCGCTCTCGATACAATTGTAAGCCCCACACCCGTTCCTCTATTGTCACTTTCCAATCTTTGGAAAAGGCCGAAAATTTTTTGATGATACTCTTTCGCAATGCCTGGGCCATTATCTCGAATATAAAAGTGAATTTCATGACCCATATCTTTGGAGCCAATTTCTATTTTTGGATTTGGAACATCACATGCGTATTTCAGCGCATTGATAATAAGATTTTCTATGGCTTGGTAGATACGATGGCGATCACCAGATATCTCGTGTAAGCTTTTTTGGATAATTAATTGCACCGACTTATCCTTGATCTGCTGATTTATATTCTCTGTAATATTTTTAACTAGCGTAAACATATTGATGAGTTCAACTTGCAGTTTTACCCGACCCATGCGACTTAATTGCAGAAGATCATTTATGAGCTGGCTCATGCGAATATTTGCACGATCAAGGCGCATTAATGAATCCCCGAGCTTGTCATAATTTTTAGAGGCAATATCTTCTTTAATCATACCCAAAAATCCGGCACTGGTAACAAGTGGTGATTTCAAATCATGAGATACAGTATAAACAAACTGCTCCATCTCGTGATTTTTTTGGCGAACAGCAGAAGTAGATTGGCGAATACGATCCTCAAGACTCTTGCGTTTAGTGATGTCAACAATAGAGGCCAATACAAATCTTCCATTTTCAGTGATCAACGGATTCAGTCCGATCTCTACAGGAAACTCTGATCCGTCTTTTCGAAGAGCAAAAAGATCTCTCCCTGCGCCCATTTGCCTCGTCTGCGGAGATGCAAAGAAAGAACCTCGGTGCCCCGGGTGAGATTTTCTATATCTCTCTGGAACTAAAAAATCCATACTTCTTCCTATAATCTCTTCCCTCTGATATCCAAAAAGAGTTTCAAATTCTTTATTGCAAAAAACTACTCCTCCCACTTGATTCACCATTAGAAGGCCATTAGGAGTTGCCTCAACAACACTGCTAAGCCACTCCTCTCTTTTTTTTAATTCCACATCTTTATTTTTTCTTAGTTCTTCATTGATTTTTAATAGATTTGCGCTGTCTTCTTGTAAGTTTTTAATGTCTGGAAAGGCTAACGCTCGCGGCATTAGATAGATAAGTAATATAGCCGTTGCTAGCGATATTACTGCTGTAAACAGCTTTAAAAATCCATGAATTCCATATTCTGGATTCCAAATTGTTATAATATCCATTATATGGATCGCGCCGCAGAATATAATAAAAAGTGCAAACATAATAAAAATCCAATTGAACACTAAATCTTTTCTTTTTCTGACAAAGTAAAAAAGAACTATTAGCATCATAAAATATGAGAGCGATATGATTACATCCGAGCCCAGATGCAGCCATAAAATATCTGACCTCGCCAAGTAGCTGTGCCCGCGGGGAATAAAGCTGTTAGCGCTGAACAGCTGGTTTATAAATTGTAGCATCTGTTCTCCATACTCAGGATAGTCTTTGCATTTTTGTTATTTAAACAAAAACAATTTATATTGTAAACAATAATTGTTTTATATAGCTGACCGAAAATAAGAGAGCCAAGATACTTAGTGGTGTGACCGGTAAATGAGCCTTTTAGGGATTATTTCTTTAAAAAAGACGCTCTTCTTTAGAAATTCAAAAACGACTTTTGCAAACGACAATATCGTGTTAAATATATCCCATATCTAACCATGAGAGAGGGTAAGTATGAATCAGATTAGAGCTAGCCACATTTTAGTAGACTATGAACACGAAGCTAATGATCTTTTGGGTAAAATTAAGGATGGAAAGACTTTTGAAGAACTCGCGCAGAAATTTTCAAAATGTCCCTCCGGCGACCAGGGTGGGGATTTAGGTTTCTTTAAAAAAGGAATGATGGTTCCAGAATTTGAAGCAGCTGCCTTTGCGTTGAATACCGGTGAGACCTCAAAGCCCGTAAAAACACAGTTTGGATTCCACCTGATCAAAAGAACTGAGTAAATTAGATTTTTATATGACCCTGCTTCTTCTTTTTCTCGTCTTTGCGAGTTTTATAAACAGAAGCCAGAATCGCTGAAACTAAAGCTGCTAAAATCATTAAAAGTGAAATTACGATTGGAATTTTGTAAAAATCAGCAATAAGCATTTTCGTTCCCACAAAAGCTAAGATAAAACTCAACGCTGGCTTTAGATAAATAAATTTATCCATAAGTCCCGCGATGCAGAAATAAAGAGCTCTCAGTCCCAAAATTGCAAATACATTGGAAGTGAAAACAATAAATGGATCCTTTGTTACCGCAAAAATCGCAGGAATCGAGTCAAAAGCAAAAATAACGTCTGTGGTTTCGACCAAAACTAAAACAACAAAGAGCGGAGTGGCCCAGTATTTGCCATTCTTATTAATAAAAAACTTTTCTCCGTGGAACTCTTTCGTGATTGGGATAGCTTTCTTCAAAAGCTTTACGACAATGTTTAGCTCAGGATCAGCCTCTTCTTCTTTCTGCAAGAACATCTTTATGGCTGTGAAAACTAAGAAGGCTCCGAATACATACATAACCCAGTGGAACTTATTAAGAAGTGCCGCACCCACATAAATAAAGATCGCTCTCAATACTAAGGCACCTAAAATCCCCCAAAACAAAACTCTATTTTGATGCGACTGAGGAACTCTGAAATAAGTGAAGAGCATTAAAAATACAAAAAGATTATCTACGCTGAGAGAAAGTTCGATGAGGTAGCCCGCTAAGAATTCCATGCCGGCTACAGGGCCCTCTCTCATCCAAAGCAAGGCATTAAATCCAAGTGCAATCGAGATAAAAAGAATCGTTTTGAGTGTCGCCTCTTTCATC
Coding sequences within:
- a CDS encoding TerC family protein produces the protein MNHQVMWIGFGIIVLIIMTLDLGFFQKKGKSMSMKEATLKTILFISIALGFNALLWMREGPVAGMEFLAGYLIELSLSVDNLFVFLMLFTYFRVPQSHQNRVLFWGILGALVLRAIFIYVGAALLNKFHWVMYVFGAFLVFTAIKMFLQKEEEADPELNIVVKLLKKAIPITKEFHGEKFFINKNGKYWATPLFVVLVLVETTDVIFAFDSIPAIFAVTKDPFIVFTSNVFAILGLRALYFCIAGLMDKFIYLKPALSFILAFVGTKMLIADFYKIPIVISLLMILAALVSAILASVYKTRKDEKKKKQGHIKI
- a CDS encoding cystathionine gamma-synthase codes for the protein MGSDIDYSKKNFATKAIHVGQPPDKTTGAIMTPITLATTYVQESPGVHKGYDYSRADNPTREAYERCLASLENCKFGYAFASGCAASTTIIMMLKAGDHVICSDDVYGGTFRLFDKVIQDKGISFDYVDLTKTDLIKAKIKSNTKMIWIETPTNPLMKVVDIQAVTKIANAKKIWTVVDNTFMSPYFQNPTDLGATMTYHSTTKYIGGHSDVIGGFVATNDKDISEKLKFLQKSIGAVPSPFDCYLAMRSLKTLAVRMEAHAKNAQAIAEFLEKHPKVEKVIYPGLKSHPQHAIAKKQNSGFGGMMSFYIKGGLKEAKTFLENVKIFALAESLGGVESLIEHPAIMTHASVPAKNRKALGIDDTLIRLSVGIENEKDLIDDLKGAFSKVK
- a CDS encoding peptidylprolyl isomerase, which codes for MNQIRASHILVDYEHEANDLLGKIKDGKTFEELAQKFSKCPSGDQGGDLGFFKKGMMVPEFEAAAFALNTGETSKPVKTQFGFHLIKRTE
- the dusB gene encoding tRNA dihydrouridine synthase DusB, giving the protein MNLVQELHNNPFVLAPMAGITDNAFRSFMKEMGCGIVISELISANGLNYGSQKTIDLMKFEKIQSPVGIQLFGETPEIVAEGAKFVQDKGADFVDLNFGCPVKKVVCKGAGSAMLKDLDGLAKMLSVVKKAIQIPLTIKVRTGWDANTRNTQEVARIAYEEGITWMAIHGRTRTQGYEGLADWDYIAEVKAKAKLPIIGNGDIHTAAQAVERLTTSGCDAVMIGRGCLKNPWIFRQALNLHKKQNERTDKNFIELINLLNVYLQKDCEEKVIGVQLKKFSSWFSAGYPGSAQFRKDVFQQKDSKEILNHVETYFSSIAHLTQTDTSAERFLMGGHG
- a CDS encoding response regulator, translated to MKTPIQILLIEDEIEHKDLIQAHILRKRGDSVKLHWSNRLSDGLERLNQKDIDVILLDLGLPDSTIDKTLQKVLSKASNLPIVVLSSLDDEDFGMKAVHEGAQDYICKSRMDGESLFKSIRYAIERKSTEENLKQASRTKDEFLATISHELRTPIGVIQGFSELLNQGILSEKESQEGMEIILRNSKLLVTLINDLLDMSRIITGKLSLFTQVQSLVPIINDAIQAINLAVNSKHITLTTNFDPDIRNVCCDQVRIHQIMWNILSNSLKFTPEGGKIEIMLKAKESGAEIVVRDNGKGITADFLPYVFDRFRQQDNSMIRQHGGMGLGLSLVKYLTELHGGEVIIKSDGLGKGTTISVCLPYADEAKGKINSFQDAAEEKSSAIVSLDRTARSLKGLRILTVDDSQDTLALVSFVLKRAGAEVKIAESAAEARTIIHDSLLDLIVCDIGMPGEDGYAFLRSLRKADEDLGKKSTPAIALTAYTREEEKTAALQAGFQRHIAKPLNDTELIQAICELTSR
- a CDS encoding response regulator is translated as MNNNNDLVLPRLITFLLVEDDDDHAQLVIRGLENNRITNKIDRVRDGAEALDYLFCRDKYKEKVAPDIILLDLKLPKIDGHEVLRKIKMDSRLKVIPVVVLTTSAAESDRARAYQEHANSYLVKPLDFNSFRKMAEDLNLYWGVWNQAPHKAKE
- a CDS encoding PAS domain-containing sensor histidine kinase, which codes for MDIITIWNPEYGIHGFLKLFTAVISLATAILLIYLMPRALAFPDIKNLQEDSANLLKINEELRKNKDVELKKREEWLSSVVEATPNGLLMVNQVGGVVFCNKEFETLFGYQREEIIGRSMDFLVPERYRKSHPGHRGSFFASPQTRQMGAGRDLFALRKDGSEFPVEIGLNPLITENGRFVLASIVDITKRKSLEDRIRQSTSAVRQKNHEMEQFVYTVSHDLKSPLVTSAGFLGMIKEDIASKNYDKLGDSLMRLDRANIRMSQLINDLLQLSRMGRVKLQVELINMFTLVKNITENINQQIKDKSVQLIIQKSLHEISGDRHRIYQAIENLIINALKYACDVPNPKIEIGSKDMGHEIHFYIRDNGPGIAKEYHQKIFGLFQRLESDNRGTGVGLTIVSRAMQLHGGRVWIDSEIGAGATFWLAFPKDFTQPGEEEYEQ
- a CDS encoding cysteine synthase family protein, translating into MKIYNNILETIGNTPMVKLQGCVPASPHNYFAKVEFFNPGGSVKDRIALSIVEEAEKRGQLKPGGTIVEATSGNTGVGLALVAAVKGYKCVISIPDKMSEEKINTIRSFGAEVVVTPAGVEADDPRSHYSVAKNYVKNNPNSFLTNQYHNPDNVKIHFEKTGPEIWNQMDGKIDIFVAGAGTGGTISGVGKYLKDKNPKIKIISPDPIGSILFDVHKYGEVRDPISKYEVEGIGEDMIPENVHFKVIDEFIKTQDKETFLTCRDILKKDGIFVGPSCASALVAALKYGSRVTEPQNIVVLFPDNGSKYLSKVYNDNWMKSKGFI